The following coding sequences are from one Methanosarcina sp. WWM596 window:
- a CDS encoding integrase: MKNKDISKRTKQNYFSALLRFFESQTVTRPIEFRNILLKDKEERGLRNLFNYFEDEEINEICGHSLEKWRRFVKIKKSGVVEVYVDDEEIKKGYEECPEEMKPIYSLLVYSGNRFTHIHQMLDNFDEGNIIIDGEIAHYPTSFLSSGSKRTFHLFFPASYVPELKKICKLRSYFNILKEIKCGRVTAKTIRKWHLNLMIKEGITESVADFIQGRASVTVGSAHYLNKVQQATNQYSRLIGKLPI; encoded by the coding sequence TTGAAAAATAAAGATATATCGAAAAGGACAAAGCAGAACTATTTTAGTGCCTTACTAAGATTTTTTGAAAGCCAGACTGTAACCAGACCAATAGAGTTTAGGAATATTCTGTTAAAAGATAAAGAAGAGCGCGGATTACGTAATTTGTTTAATTATTTTGAGGATGAAGAAATAAACGAAATATGTGGTCATTCTCTCGAAAAATGGAGACGCTTTGTAAAAATCAAAAAGTCTGGTGTCGTTGAGGTTTACGTAGACGATGAAGAAATAAAGAAAGGATACGAGGAATGTCCTGAAGAAATGAAGCCTATATACAGTTTATTGGTTTATTCAGGGAATCGATTTACTCATATACATCAGATGCTTGACAATTTTGATGAAGGTAATATCATTATAGATGGGGAAATAGCTCATTATCCAACGTCTTTTTTATCAAGTGGTTCAAAAAGAACTTTTCATTTATTTTTCCCTGCATCGTATGTTCCTGAACTAAAGAAGATATGTAAACTGAGATCTTATTTTAATATACTAAAGGAAATAAAATGTGGCCGTGTTACCGCAAAAACCATTCGAAAATGGCATTTAAACCTCATGATTAAGGAAGGGATTACAGAAAGCGTAGCTGATTTCATTCAAGGTAGGGCATCCGTTACTGTGGGAAGTGCTCATTACCTAAATAAAGTGCAACAGGCGACAAATCAGTACAGCAGGCTTATCGGGAAACTCCCTATATAA
- a CDS encoding pentapeptide repeat-containing protein — protein MQPVPIIRSLFEYLYGYFDSRSSVIYFRLLRIVLVDLKKLSILYGAVTRNWLFKAFVVVLLFICFLWILLKYPVLQVDKFGITNPKDLAEMENVYRSTLAQVLGGIAVGVGIYFAWGNLKISREVQITESFTRAIEQLGNEKIEVRLGGIYALERISAQYQKDHWRMIEILTSFVKINSPIKDEPQNKVKIDTQAVLTIIGRRNYSLFMGESRMINLTGLNLQEAFFNGANLGGVYFWKSNLKGANFLLANLPETDFVSVNASGAYFNGAYLKNSDFKGANLEGAQFEVANLKGAKFEGANLKGANLEGANFEGANLKGANLEGANLKWARNLSCNQLSKVQTLHNATLDKNHSRIISKHYAHLLLAVSEGTTEPQEGIR, from the coding sequence ATGCAACCTGTTCCAATAATAAGATCTTTATTTGAATATTTATATGGATATTTTGATTCAAGATCGTCTGTTATTTACTTCAGACTACTTAGAATAGTTTTAGTAGATTTAAAAAAACTAAGTATATTATATGGGGCGGTTACACGAAATTGGTTATTTAAGGCATTCGTTGTTGTTTTACTTTTTATTTGTTTTTTATGGATTTTACTAAAATATCCTGTGTTGCAGGTAGATAAATTTGGAATAACGAACCCGAAAGACTTAGCCGAGATGGAAAACGTTTACCGTTCTACATTGGCTCAAGTGTTAGGGGGCATTGCTGTAGGGGTTGGAATTTATTTTGCATGGGGAAATCTAAAAATTTCGAGAGAAGTTCAGATCACTGAAAGTTTCACTAGAGCTATTGAACAGTTAGGGAATGAAAAAATTGAGGTTAGGTTAGGCGGAATATATGCCCTCGAAAGAATCTCAGCACAATATCAGAAGGATCATTGGAGAATGATCGAGATTTTGACTTCTTTTGTTAAAATAAACTCTCCCATTAAAGATGAACCTCAAAATAAAGTAAAAATAGACACTCAAGCCGTTCTTACGATTATTGGAAGGCGCAATTACTCCTTATTCATGGGAGAGTCAAGAATGATAAATCTGACTGGACTTAATTTACAAGAAGCTTTTTTTAATGGAGCTAACCTTGGTGGGGTTTATTTTTGGAAATCAAACCTTAAAGGGGCTAATTTCTTGCTTGCTAACCTTCCGGAGACTGACTTTGTGTCTGTTAATGCTTCCGGAGCTTATTTTAATGGAGCATATCTTAAAAATTCTGATTTTAAAGGAGCTAATCTTGAAGGAGCGCAATTTGAAGTAGCTAATCTAAAAGGAGCTAAATTTGAAGGAGCTAATCTTAAAGGGGCTAATCTTGAAGGAGCTAATTTTGAAGGGGCTAATCTTAAAGGGGCTAATCTCGAAGGAGCTAACCTGAAATGGGCTCGCAATTTGTCATGTAACCAGCTTTCCAAAGTGCAAACGCTTCATAATGCAACATTGGATAAAAACCATTCACGTATAATTTCTAAACACTACGCACATTTGCTTTTGGCTGTATCAGAAGGCACTACAGAGCCACAGGAGGGGATAAGGTGA
- a CDS encoding transposase, translating to MAKKCKITPELIERMKENVKLGFTYSALALSLGISEDTLYSWIRKGRDEQQQPYVSFYAGLKEAESELLAECLQQLKLSAKLGNVDSSKWLLERRFKTLGYGKQSEVEVHAKTENININYNDADECDKIRQEILEKLSRPAYPARLNITNGREN from the coding sequence ATGGCTAAAAAATGTAAGATAACCCCGGAATTAATTGAACGAATGAAAGAAAATGTTAAGTTAGGCTTCACCTACTCAGCCTTAGCTCTCAGCCTTGGGATTTCTGAGGACACCCTTTACTCATGGATCAGGAAAGGAAGGGACGAACAGCAACAGCCCTATGTGAGCTTTTACGCAGGACTGAAGGAAGCAGAGTCTGAACTTCTTGCAGAATGCTTGCAACAGCTCAAACTTTCGGCAAAGCTTGGTAATGTCGATTCTAGCAAGTGGTTACTTGAAAGACGCTTCAAGACCCTTGGTTATGGGAAGCAGTCAGAAGTAGAAGTCCACGCCAAAACCGAGAACATCAATATAAACTATAACGATGCGGATGAGTGTGACAAGATCCGGCAGGAGATTTTAGAGAAGCTCTCAAGACCTGCGTACCCTGCGAGGCTCAACATTACCAACGGCAGGGAAAATTAA